The window CGTCCTGCTTGGTCTCGTACGCCCAGCGCGCGTCCTGAGCGGCGGGCGGCAGGGTGCCGGGCGTGGCGAGCATGGGCGGGATCAGCGGCAGGTCCACGGGGTGAGGTGTGGACGCACCGGGGCGCGGTCACGCGCGTTCTCCGCGTCTTTCGCCTGAACGGCGTCGATGTCCGGCGGTGTGGTCTGCCCGGCCGCCGCGATCCGGCTCCTGGAGTGATTTACTTGAGTTACGCAACGAGATGGTAAAGTGGCTCCCATGTCCACACCACCGCTCCCCGACGTCCCCTCCCCGGAAGTGATCGAGATCGAGCGTGCGCTCACCCGTATCACGTACCTGAGCACGCGCGCCCGCCAGCACGAGCGGCTGATGGCCCTGGCGGGCGTGCCGCTCGACCGGGCCGCCGTCGCGCTGCTGCGGCAGGTCGCCGACTCCGAGCCGCTGCGGCCGGGGGAACTCGCCGCGCGGCTGGGTGTGGAAGCCTCGCACGTCACGCGCACGGTGCAGCAGTTGCAGAAGTCCGGCTACGTCACCCGCGTCCCCGACCCCGACGACCGGCGCGCCCAGCGCATCGAGCTCACCGACGCCGGCCGGCAGGCCATCGCCAAGGTCCGCGAGGCCGGCGTCCGCGGCATGCAGATGGCCCTGTCCGACTGGTCGCCCGAGGAGCTGCGGCAGCTCGCCGGCCTCTTCCACCGCATGGTCGACGACTTCCTCGCCCACGCCGTCGAGGAGGAGCCCGAGCCGCAGACCGCGCCGGTGGGCGGCCCTTGATCCAGGCTGCCGTGGGTCGCGTCTGATGACAGGTCACCGTGCGGCCGGGTCCCGCGGATCCGACCGCTCGGCGACCGAGGGGCCCGGCGGCGAGGGCTCGCGCAGTCGGCACAGCAGGAGGCGGCCCAGTGCGGGCAGCGCGATCAGTGGGAGTAGCGCCGTCCGAAGGGACGTCGCGTCGGCCAGGGCTCCGATCGCGGGGGCGGCGAGGCCGCCGACGCTCACGGTCAGGCCCAGCGTGACACCGCTCGCGGTGCCCACGCGCCGGGGCAGAAAGTCCTGGCCCAGAGTGATGTGCAGCGAGAACGGCACGTACAGGCCCGCCGACGTCAGCGCGACGAACGGATACACCGCGGGCCCGGGAACCAGGACCAGACCGGCCACGGCCAGGACGGTCAGGGCGTACGACCGGCGCACCACCGCCATCCGCCCGTACCGCTCGGCCAGCCTGCCCCCGGCCAGCGTGCCCACCGCGCCACCGGCGTAGAGCACGAACAGCGCCGCCGTACCGGCCGCCTCCCCACCCCCGGTGCGCTCCCGCACATACAGGGAGACGAACGCGCTCAGGCCGACGAACACGACCGAGCGGCACACCACAGCCCCGGACATCCGCAGGAACGACGCCCAGTCGTCCCGGCCCTCGGCGACGGACGCGCCGCCGCCCTCGCCCCAGGACCCGGCCGAGCGCACCGCCGCCGCGCACAGGGCCGCGCCCGCCAGGGCGGGGACGACCAGGAGAGGTGAGGCGTCCAGCCCGCCCGTGGCCACCACGGCGAAGACCAGCAGGGGTGCCAGGGCGAAACCGGCGTTGCCGCCGAAGGAGAACCAGCTCATCCCCGTGTGCCGACCGCGCGCGACGGCCCGCGCCACCCGGGCGGCCTCCGGATGGTAGGCGGCCACACCGACCCCCGACACGGCGACCGCCGCCAGGGTCAGCGCGTAGGAGCCGGTCACGCCGCTCAGCGCCACGCCGGCCCCGGCCGTCAGCGCGCTGAGCGGCAGCAGCCACGGCATCGCCCGCCGGTCGGTGAGCACCCCGAACAGCGGCTGCACCAGCGACGACAGCAGCGAGGCCGCCAGGACGACACCCGAAGCGGCGGCATAGGAGTAGGCGCGCTCGGCGACGAAGTACGGCACCAGAGCGGCCACGGCTCCCTGGTACACGTCCACGCAGGCGTGCCCCAGGGACATCAACAGGACGGGTCGGTCGCGTCTCGAAGCGGTCATCCGGCGATCGTCCTCGGCGGCACGCATGGCCCGCTTCCGATAATCTGCCCGACTGTGCCGAACATCCGCCACACCCCCGAGGCGCCGACCCGCGCCCAGCGGCTGACCGCCGGAGACCGTATCGACGCGCACCGGCACGACGACCACCAGATCGTCTACGCGGGCGCAGGCGTCGTCGCCGTCACCACCGACTCTGGCACCTGGTTCGCGCCCGGCACCCGCGCCATCTGGGTTCCCGCCGGCACCGTGCACGCCCACCGCGCCCACGGCCGCCTCGACCTGCACCTGGTCGGCCTGCCCGCCGACGACAACCCCCTCGGCCTGGACCACCCCGCCGTCCTCGCCGTCAGCCCGCTGCTGCGCGAGCTGATCCTCGCCTACACCCGCGACCCCGGCGACGACAGCCCCGAGCGTCGCCGGCTGCGCGCCGTCCTGCGCGATCAGCTACGCCACTCGCCGCAGCAGCCCCTGCGCCTGCCCACGCCCGCCGATCCCCGGCTGGCCGCCGTCTGCGCGCTCGTGCACGCCGACCCCGCCGACGCCCGTACCCTCGCCGCGCTCGGCGCCGCCACCGGGGTGGGGGAGCGCACCCTGAGCCGGCTCTTCCGCGCCGAGTTCGGCATGACCTTCCCGCAGTGGCGCACGCAGTCGCGGCTCTACCACGCCCTGCGGATGCTGGCCGACGGCCTGCCCGTCACGACCGTCGCCCACCGCTGCGGCTGGTCCTCCGCCAGCGCGTTCATCGACGTCTTCCGCCGCTCGTTCGGCTACACCCCGGGCGCCCACAACCGCCGCGGCTGACCTGGCGAACCCCGGTCCGGCCACCCCTTTACCGCCCGGTAATATCGCGCGGCAGGCCATCAGAGGAGGAACCGTGTCCCGGTCCGAACGCTCGCCCCTACTGCTCGCCGGCCTGCTGGCCGCCGCGGGGGTAGCCCACTTCGCCGCCCCACGCTCGTTCGACGCGACCATTCCGCGCGCTCTGCCGGGCACGCCCCGGACCTGGACCTACGCCAGCGGCGTCGCCGAGCTGGCGCTGGCCGCGGGCCTGGCCGCGCCCCGTACCCGCAAGGCGGCCGCGCTGGCCACGACGGCCTTCTTCGTCGGGGTGTTCCCCGCCAATGTGAAGATGGCCGCCGACTGGCGCCACCGCCCCACGCCGCAGAAGGCCGCCGCCTTCGGACGCCTGCCCCTGCAGGTGCCGCTCGTGCTCTGGGCCCGCGGCGTCGCACGGAACGCGGAGGGCCGGTCGTGAGCGCGCGCGTCGAGACCGGGGACAAGGTCGAGGACTTCGAGCTGCCCGACGAGACCGGAACCCTCCGCAGCCTGTCCGGGCTGCTCGCCGAGGGCCCGGTCGTGCTCTTCTTCTACCCGGCCGCCCTGACCCCCGGCTGCACCGCCCAGGCCTGCCACTTCCGCGACCTCACCGCCGAGTTCGCCGCCGCCGGCGCACGCCCCGTCGGCATCAGTGGGGACACCGTCGAGCGGCAGCAGGAGTTCGCCGGAGCGCACTCCCTCGGCATGCCCCTGCTGTCCGACGCCGACGGCACGGTCCGCGAGCGGTTCGGCGTGAAGCGCGGCTTCTCCCTGGCCCCCACCAAGCGGACCACGTTCGTCATCGCACAGGACCAGACCGTCCTCGACGTCGTCCGCAGCGAGCTGCGCATGAACGCCCATGCCGACCGGGCGCTCGCCGCCCTGCGCGCTCACCGGAGCTGACACCGTCACGAATGATGCGCCGCGGTTGATAGCGGGCGGTAAAGGGATGATCCTGGACGAATGGAGGACGCCTCCGCTGCTGCGATCATCGACGCCCGCGGCATTGTGACGGGGTGGAGCGAGGGTGCCCGGAGGCTGACCGGCCATCCCGCCGAGGAGACCGTGGGCCGGGCCGTACGGGAGCTGCTCGCCGAGGACGTGCCGCCCGAGGCGGTGTCGGCACTGTCCGGCACCGTCATGGTGCGCCACCGCGAGGGCTATCTGGTCGGGCTCCGCGTCCGGGGATGCGCCGTGACGGGCCCGGACGGCGAGGCGGGCGGATTCGTCGTCACCGCCGAGCCCCCCGGCAGCGCCGAGACGTCCCTGGCCGGGCAGGCCTTCCAGCAGGCCTCCATGTCGATGTCCGTCTTCGACACCAGCCAGCGCTATCTGCGGCTCAACGAAGCGGCCTGCCATGTGATGGGCGTGCCCGAGGAGACCCTGCTCGGCCGGCCCTTCCCGGAGACCGTCGAGGAGGCCGAGCACAGCAAGGGCTTCAACTGGCATCTGCGGCATGTCTCCGACACGGGCAGGCCGGTGCGCTACGAGAGCTTCACAGGCGCGCCGTCCCTGAACCGGGAGCACGCCTGGAGCATCGAGATGTGGCCCGTCCGGGACGACTCCGGCGAGGTCATGGGCACCGCCCTCGCCGCCTTCGACAGCACCGAGCAGTACTGGGCACGGCAGCGACTGGCCCTGCTGAACGAGGCCGCGGCCACCATCGGCACCACCCTGGACGTGGTGCGCACCGCCGAGGAACTGATCGAGGTCGTGGTGCCCCGGTTCGCCGACTTCGCCAGCGTGGACCTGTTCGACTGGGTCCTCGGCGCGGAGGAGTCGCCGACCGTGCCCACCGAGGAGATCGTGCTGCGCCGCGTCGCCCACGGCTCCCACACCGAAGGCACCCCGGAGGCCGCCGTCCGCCTCGGCGAGGTGGACGTCTACCCCGGCTTCTCGCCCATCGCCCGCGCGATGCGGGAGGGCCGCGCCATCCTCAGCCAGGCGGGGGAGCCGTCGTTCATGCGGTGGGTCGCCGAGCGCAACACGCGCGCCCCGCAAGGACGCCCCTACCGCAAGGGCGTCCATTCGATGATGGCCGTGCCGCTGCGGGCCCGCGGCACCACCCTCGGCGTCGCCGTGGCCGTGCGCATCACGCAGCCCGACGACTACGCCGCCGACGACGCCGTCTTCGCCGAGGAACTCGCCAGCCGGGCCGCGGTCTGCGTCGACAACGCCCGGCGCTTCGCCCGGGAACGCACCACCGCGCTGGCCCTCCAGCACAGCCTGCTGCCGAGAGGGCTGCCCGGCCAGGCCGCCGTCCAGGTCGCCCACCGCTATCTGCCCTCCGGCTCCGCGGCCGGCATCGGCGGCGACTGGTTCGACGTCATCCCGCTCTCCGGCAGCCGGGTCGCGCTGGTCGTCGGGGACGTCGTGGGCCACGGCATCCCCTCCTCGGCGACCATGGGCCGGCTGGTCACGGCCGTACGCACCCTCGCCGACGTCGACCTGCCGCCCGACGAACTCCTCACCCACCTGGACGACCTCGTCACCCATCTCGCCTCGGACGACGAGGGCGACGAGGTCGCGGAACTCGGCGCGACCTGCCTCTACGCCGTCTACGACCCCGTCACACGCCGGCTGAACCTGGCCGCCGCCGGGCACCCCGCCCCCGCCCTGGTGCTGCCCGACGGATCCGCCCGGCTGATCCCCATGAGCGCGGGGCCCCCGCTGGGCGTCGGAGGGCTGCCGTTCGAGGCGACGGAGCTCCAACTGCCCGAGGGATCCGTCGTCGCCCTCTACACCGACGGACTCATCGAGGACCGCGACCGCGACGTCGACCACGCCACCGACGAGCTGTGCCGCGCCCTGACCGTGCCCGCCGACTCGCTCGACGCCCTCTGCGACACCGTGCTGAAGGCCGTACTGCCCGAGGAGCCCAGCGACGACGTGGCGCTGCTGCTGGCCCGCACCCGGGCGCTGGGCGCGGACCAGGTCGCCACCTGGGACGTCACACCGGACCCCGCGCAGGTGGCGATCACCCGGCAGGCCGCCACCGACCAGCTCACCGCGTGGGGGCTGGACGAGACGGCCTTCGTCACCGAACTGGTCGTCAGCGAACTGGTCACCAACGCCATCCGGTACGGCGCTCCGCCCATCCAGCTCCGACTGATCCGCGACCAGACCCTCATCTGCGAGGTGTCCGACGGCAGTTCGACCTCCCCGCACCTGCGGCGCGCCCACCAGGACGACGAGGGCGGGCGCGGACTGCTGCTGGTCGCCCAGCTCACCCAGCGCTGGGGCAGCCGGCAGACCACCAGGGGCAAGACCATCTGGTGCGAGCAGTCACTCACACCACTGTTCTGACCACGGCCGTCGGCCCGTCCGGCCCGCGTGCCCGTCAGAACTCCTCGTGCACCTCGGGGTCCCCGCCCACCCGCCGGTGCGCCCGGTCGGCGACGGCAGCCAGCTCGTCCTCGCTCAGCTCGAAGCCGAAGACGTCGAGGTTCGCGCGCTGCCGCTCAGGGTTCGCCGACTTCGGGATCGGCACTGCGCCCAGCTGCGTGTGCCAGCGCAGGACCACCTGCCCGGCCGACACCCCGTGCGCCTCGGCGATCCGTGCCACGGCCGGGTCGTCCAGCAGGGGCGTGCCCCGGCCCAGCGGACTCCAGCTCTCGGTGACGATGTTCTTGCCCGCGTGGAAGGCGCGCAGCTCTTCCTGCGGCAGGAAGGGGTGCAGCTCGATCTGGTTCACCGAGGGCAGGACACCGGTCTCCTTCTCCAGCCGCTCGATGTGCCCGGCCGTGAAGTTGGAGACCCCGATCGAGCGGACGAGCCCCTCCTCGCGCAGCTTGATCATGGCCTTCCAGGAGTCGACGTACCGGTCCACGCGCGGCAGCGGCCAGTGGATCAGGTACAGGTCGACATACTCCAGGCCCAGGCGGGCCCGGGACTCCTCGAACGAGGCGAGGGTCTCCTCGTAGCCGTGGTGCCGTCCGGGGAGCTTCGTCGTCACGACGATCTCCTCGCGCGGCACCACGCCGGAGGCCACACCACGGCCCACCCCCGTCTCGTTGCGGTAGTTCGTCGCCGTGTCGATCAGGCGGTAGCCCGCCTCCAGGGCCGAGAGCACCGCCTGCTGCGCCTCGTCGTCGCCCAGCGGCCAGGTGCCGAGGCCCAGGGCGGGGAGCGCCGTACCGTCGTTGAGTGTGTGCGTCGGGATGCTGATCACCGTGGGACCTTCCCGTTGACTGTTGACCGTGTCGTCCTTCCAGCGTCACGGATAGGGTGGGCGATGATCAACCGGACGGGCGGCGGATGAGGACGGCGGACGGCATGGGCAGCGCCGAGAAGAAGCCGGGGACGGGATCGGGGCGTCCCACCTCGCGGGACGTGGCCCGGCTCGCCGGTGTGTCGCACACCGCGGTGTCCTTCGTGTTCAACGGCCGGGCCGACGGCAACCTCTCGCCCGCCACCCAGGAACGCATTCGGCAGGCCGCGACCCGGCTCGGCTACCGGCCCGACCCCGTCGCCCGCGGCCTGCGCCGCAGCCGTACGGCCGTGATCGGCCTCGTCACCGACGAGATCGCCTCCTCGCCGTTCGCCGGGCGGCTGCTGCGCGGCGCCATGGACACCGCCTGGGCCGGGGAGCACCTGGTCCTCACCGTCGACTCCGGCGGCGATCCGGCCAAGGAGGACGCGGCGGTCGCCGAACTCCTCGACCGGCGCGTCGACGGCATCATCTACGCGGCGATGTCCCTGCGCCGCGTCCGTGTGCCCGAGGGACTGCACCGCACCCACTCCGTGCTGGCCAACTGCCTGCCCGAGGACGGCTCGCTGCCCGCCGTGATCCCCGCCGAGCGTGCGGGAGGCCGGACGGCGGCCCGGCTGCTGCTGGAACAGGGACACCGGCGGGTCGCGCTCGTCGGCGGGCAGAACGACATTGCCTCGGTGGAACGGCTGCGCGGCTTCCGCGACGCGCTGCGCGCCGAGGGCGTCACCGTGCCCAAGGACTGGGTCGTACGGACCGGAGGGGAGATCTCCAGCGGGTACGAGGGCACCGTCCGCCTCCTCGACGGTGCCCCGGCCGACCAGCGGCCCACCGGCGTCTTCAGCTACAACGACCGGGTCGCGGCGGGCGTCCTGCACGCCGCGACCCGGCTCGGGCTCTCCGTACCCGGCGAGCTTTCGGTGGTGGGCTACGACGACCAGGAGCACATGGCCGCCCACCTCGCACCGCCCCTCACCACCGTCGCGCTGCCCCACCGGGCGATGGGGGAGGCCGCGGCGGGCCTCCTCCTCGAGGCCATCGGCACCGGACGGACACCGCCCGCCACCGTGCGGCGCCTGGCCTGCCCGGTGATCAGCCGCGCGTCGGTGGGACCAGCGCCCATCCGGTGACGGCCGCGCCGGGTGTCACACTCAACTCCCGTGTGTCGCCGGGGCGTTGGTAGACACGCTCGGTGACCGTGGCCCGGTCGCCGACGAACAGTTCGTACAGCGAGCCGTCGACGAGGACGCGCACCGTGAGCTCCTCGGTCGGCGGTACACGGACGACGACCGGTTCCGCCGTTTCCTTGCGGGGCCAGTCGCTCCGGTCGAGCGTGACCGTGCCCTCGGCCGGGTCCAGACGGACCGTCAGCTCGGCGCCCGAGGCCGACCTCAGCAGACCCACCGTGGTGCGGTCGCGGGCGCTGACGGTCAGGTCGTAGGCCGCCGGCAGCGCGGTCCGGCCCGGGGTGGTGACGAACGGTTCCTCGGCGTGCAGCCGGTGCAGCTCCGGGGCCGGGGCCACCCGCAGCGCCCCGTCCGGGTGGACGTCGACGACACGGGGAGCGGTCAGGACTCCCGCCCAGTCGTGCTCGCCCTGCTCGCGGGCCTCCCACGACCAGCCCCACATCAGGGCCCGGTCCGGCTCCTGGAGCACGGCGGGCGCGTAGAAGTCACGGCCGTGGTCGAGCCGGCCGCCCGTCCGCGCGGTGAAGCGCAGGTCCCCGTCCAGACGGCCCGTCAGGTAGCCGGTGGTCCAGGGGTGGCCGTCCCACAGCGACACGACCAGTACCCACTCGCCGCTCCGCGTCGCGTAGAGCTGCGGGCACTCCCAGCCGGTCGCCCGGTCGCCGAACGCCGCCCGGGCGACCGGGTCCCGGCCGTCGAGGAGCACACCGGCGAACCGCCAGTCGGTCAGGTCGTCGCAGTCGTACAGCAGGACCGACGGCGTACCGTCGGCGTGCCCCGCACCGACCAGCGCCAGACGCCGCCCGTCGTGCCGGAAGACGAACGGGTCGCGGAACATCGCCACGTCCAGCCCCGAGGGCGGGCCCTTCACCACCGGCGTGGGCAGGGGAACCCACTCGGCCAGCGTCTCGTCGTCCGGGTCCGCCGCCCGGGCCAGGCAGATCGTGCCGAGGCCGGTGTGGTCCCGGTCGACCCCGGTGTAGACGGCAGTCGGCACACCGTCGTCATCGACCAGGCACCCCGACCAGCAGCCCGCCTCGTCCGGCCCGCCCGGCGTCGGGGCGAGCGCGACCGGGTGATGCTCCCAGCGGACGAGATCAGGGCTGGAGGCGTGCCCCCAGTGGACGTTCGCGTGCACCGGGGCGTCCGGGTTGTGCTGGTAGAAGAGGTGGTGGCGGCCACGCCAGCGGAAGGGCCCGTTCGGGTCGTTCATCCAGTTGGCGGGCGGGCGGACCCGGTAGCGCGGGGCGTGCGGGTCCTGCGGGGGAGCGGTGAGGCTCAACGGTTGACTCCTGCGGACGTGATGCCCTCGCGCAGAGGGCGCTGGCCGACGACGAACACGGCGACGGCGGGAAGCATGGAGAGCACGACACCGGCGAGCACGACGGAGATCGAGCCGGTGCCGAGGTTGCCCTGGAGGGAGACCAGACCCAGCGGCAGCGTGTAGTTCTGGCCCGACGTCTCGAGGATCAGCGGCCGGAAGAACTCGTTCCAGTGGTAGTTGAAGGCCAGTACGCCGACGATCGCGAGGCCGGGCGCCGCCAGCGGGGCGTACACGGAGCGGAAGGTCCGCCAGGGCCCGGCGCCGTCCAGCATCGCCGCCTCGCCCAGGTCCTTGGGCATGCCCAGGAAGTACTGGCGCATCAGGAACGTGCCGAACGCGGTCGGAAACGCCGGGATGATCAGTCCCAGCAGGGTGTCGGTCAGGCTCATCGACTTCAGCACCAGGAACACCGGCACGATGGTGACCTGCAGCGGCACCATCATCGTCGCCAGGACCAGGCCGAACAGCGGCTTCTTGAAGCGGAACTCCAGCCGTGCGAAGGCGTATCCGGCGAGGCCCGCCGTGATCATCTGGCCGACCGCGATCAGCCCGGTGACCAGCGTGGAGTTCAGCGCCAGCAGCCAGACGTCGATCTGGTCGAACACCCCGCGATACGCCTCGGTGGACGGGTTCGACGGGACGAGCTGCGGCGGCAGATCGAACGCCTCGGCGGGCGTCCGCAGCGAGGTGGAGACCGT of the Streptomyces koelreuteriae genome contains:
- a CDS encoding MarR family winged helix-turn-helix transcriptional regulator, whose product is MSTPPLPDVPSPEVIEIERALTRITYLSTRARQHERLMALAGVPLDRAAVALLRQVADSEPLRPGELAARLGVEASHVTRTVQQLQKSGYVTRVPDPDDRRAQRIELTDAGRQAIAKVREAGVRGMQMALSDWSPEELRQLAGLFHRMVDDFLAHAVEEEPEPQTAPVGGP
- a CDS encoding MFS transporter; translation: MTASRRDRPVLLMSLGHACVDVYQGAVAALVPYFVAERAYSYAAASGVVLAASLLSSLVQPLFGVLTDRRAMPWLLPLSALTAGAGVALSGVTGSYALTLAAVAVSGVGVAAYHPEAARVARAVARGRHTGMSWFSFGGNAGFALAPLLVFAVVATGGLDASPLLVVPALAGAALCAAAVRSAGSWGEGGGASVAEGRDDWASFLRMSGAVVCRSVVFVGLSAFVSLYVRERTGGGEAAGTAALFVLYAGGAVGTLAGGRLAERYGRMAVVRRSYALTVLAVAGLVLVPGPAVYPFVALTSAGLYVPFSLHITLGQDFLPRRVGTASGVTLGLTVSVGGLAAPAIGALADATSLRTALLPLIALPALGRLLLCRLREPSPPGPSVAERSDPRDPAAR
- a CDS encoding AraC family transcriptional regulator, which translates into the protein MPNIRHTPEAPTRAQRLTAGDRIDAHRHDDHQIVYAGAGVVAVTTDSGTWFAPGTRAIWVPAGTVHAHRAHGRLDLHLVGLPADDNPLGLDHPAVLAVSPLLRELILAYTRDPGDDSPERRRLRAVLRDQLRHSPQQPLRLPTPADPRLAAVCALVHADPADARTLAALGAATGVGERTLSRLFRAEFGMTFPQWRTQSRLYHALRMLADGLPVTTVAHRCGWSSASAFIDVFRRSFGYTPGAHNRRG
- a CDS encoding DoxX family protein, with amino-acid sequence MSRSERSPLLLAGLLAAAGVAHFAAPRSFDATIPRALPGTPRTWTYASGVAELALAAGLAAPRTRKAAALATTAFFVGVFPANVKMAADWRHRPTPQKAAAFGRLPLQVPLVLWARGVARNAEGRS
- a CDS encoding peroxiredoxin; this translates as MSARVETGDKVEDFELPDETGTLRSLSGLLAEGPVVLFFYPAALTPGCTAQACHFRDLTAEFAAAGARPVGISGDTVERQQEFAGAHSLGMPLLSDADGTVRERFGVKRGFSLAPTKRTTFVIAQDQTVLDVVRSELRMNAHADRALAALRAHRS
- a CDS encoding ATP-binding SpoIIE family protein phosphatase, whose amino-acid sequence is MEDASAAAIIDARGIVTGWSEGARRLTGHPAEETVGRAVRELLAEDVPPEAVSALSGTVMVRHREGYLVGLRVRGCAVTGPDGEAGGFVVTAEPPGSAETSLAGQAFQQASMSMSVFDTSQRYLRLNEAACHVMGVPEETLLGRPFPETVEEAEHSKGFNWHLRHVSDTGRPVRYESFTGAPSLNREHAWSIEMWPVRDDSGEVMGTALAAFDSTEQYWARQRLALLNEAAATIGTTLDVVRTAEELIEVVVPRFADFASVDLFDWVLGAEESPTVPTEEIVLRRVAHGSHTEGTPEAAVRLGEVDVYPGFSPIARAMREGRAILSQAGEPSFMRWVAERNTRAPQGRPYRKGVHSMMAVPLRARGTTLGVAVAVRITQPDDYAADDAVFAEELASRAAVCVDNARRFARERTTALALQHSLLPRGLPGQAAVQVAHRYLPSGSAAGIGGDWFDVIPLSGSRVALVVGDVVGHGIPSSATMGRLVTAVRTLADVDLPPDELLTHLDDLVTHLASDDEGDEVAELGATCLYAVYDPVTRRLNLAAAGHPAPALVLPDGSARLIPMSAGPPLGVGGLPFEATELQLPEGSVVALYTDGLIEDRDRDVDHATDELCRALTVPADSLDALCDTVLKAVLPEEPSDDVALLLARTRALGADQVATWDVTPDPAQVAITRQAATDQLTAWGLDETAFVTELVVSELVTNAIRYGAPPIQLRLIRDQTLICEVSDGSSTSPHLRRAHQDDEGGRGLLLVAQLTQRWGSRQTTRGKTIWCEQSLTPLF
- a CDS encoding aldo/keto reductase, encoding MISIPTHTLNDGTALPALGLGTWPLGDDEAQQAVLSALEAGYRLIDTATNYRNETGVGRGVASGVVPREEIVVTTKLPGRHHGYEETLASFEESRARLGLEYVDLYLIHWPLPRVDRYVDSWKAMIKLREEGLVRSIGVSNFTAGHIERLEKETGVLPSVNQIELHPFLPQEELRAFHAGKNIVTESWSPLGRGTPLLDDPAVARIAEAHGVSAGQVVLRWHTQLGAVPIPKSANPERQRANLDVFGFELSEDELAAVADRAHRRVGGDPEVHEEF
- a CDS encoding LacI family DNA-binding transcriptional regulator codes for the protein MGSAEKKPGTGSGRPTSRDVARLAGVSHTAVSFVFNGRADGNLSPATQERIRQAATRLGYRPDPVARGLRRSRTAVIGLVTDEIASSPFAGRLLRGAMDTAWAGEHLVLTVDSGGDPAKEDAAVAELLDRRVDGIIYAAMSLRRVRVPEGLHRTHSVLANCLPEDGSLPAVIPAERAGGRTAARLLLEQGHRRVALVGGQNDIASVERLRGFRDALRAEGVTVPKDWVVRTGGEISSGYEGTVRLLDGAPADQRPTGVFSYNDRVAAGVLHAATRLGLSVPGELSVVGYDDQEHMAAHLAPPLTTVALPHRAMGEAAAGLLLEAIGTGRTPPATVRRLACPVISRASVGPAPIR
- a CDS encoding glycoside hydrolase family 32 protein, which translates into the protein MSLTAPPQDPHAPRYRVRPPANWMNDPNGPFRWRGRHHLFYQHNPDAPVHANVHWGHASSPDLVRWEHHPVALAPTPGGPDEAGCWSGCLVDDDGVPTAVYTGVDRDHTGLGTICLARAADPDDETLAEWVPLPTPVVKGPPSGLDVAMFRDPFVFRHDGRRLALVGAGHADGTPSVLLYDCDDLTDWRFAGVLLDGRDPVARAAFGDRATGWECPQLYATRSGEWVLVVSLWDGHPWTTGYLTGRLDGDLRFTARTGGRLDHGRDFYAPAVLQEPDRALMWGWSWEAREQGEHDWAGVLTAPRVVDVHPDGALRVAPAPELHRLHAEEPFVTTPGRTALPAAYDLTVSARDRTTVGLLRSASGAELTVRLDPAEGTVTLDRSDWPRKETAEPVVVRVPPTEELTVRVLVDGSLYELFVGDRATVTERVYQRPGDTRELSVTPGAAVTGWALVPPTRG
- a CDS encoding carbohydrate ABC transporter permease; translated protein: MSQATLSSGRVRYRLAPWARIAGLAVCALLTLGPVVWTVSTSLRTPAEAFDLPPQLVPSNPSTEAYRGVFDQIDVWLLALNSTLVTGLIAVGQMITAGLAGYAFARLEFRFKKPLFGLVLATMMVPLQVTIVPVFLVLKSMSLTDTLLGLIIPAFPTAFGTFLMRQYFLGMPKDLGEAAMLDGAGPWRTFRSVYAPLAAPGLAIVGVLAFNYHWNEFFRPLILETSGQNYTLPLGLVSLQGNLGTGSISVVLAGVVLSMLPAVAVFVVGQRPLREGITSAGVNR